A DNA window from Phragmites australis chromosome 11, lpPhrAust1.1, whole genome shotgun sequence contains the following coding sequences:
- the LOC133884479 gene encoding E3 ubiquitin-protein ligase SINAT5-like, with protein sequence MDMDSVECLSLPDASMDVDDVDGGHHPHPHHLGLPLHPAHLGASGGGAGAGRAYPKVNAGTGAGAAGAVGTAGAGGPPATSVHELLECPVCTNSMFPPIHQCQNGHTLCSTCKARVHNRCPTCRQELGDIRCLALEKVAESLELPCKYCSLGCPEIFPYYSKIKHEAQCSFRPYNCPYAGSECAVAGDIPFLVAHLRDDHKVDMHSGCTFNHRYVKSNPREVENATWMLTVFHCFGQYFCLHFEAFQLGMAPVYMAFLRFMGDENEARNYTYSLEVGGNGRKMVWEGTPRSIRDSHRKVRDSHDGLIIQRNMALFFSGGDRKELKLRVTGRIWKEQTNPDGACIPNLCS encoded by the exons ATGGACATGGACAGCGTGGAGTGCCTCTCCCTCCCCGACGCCTCCATGGACGTGGATGACGTCGACGGCGGCCACCaccctcacccccaccacctcggcctcccgctccACCCCGCCCACCTCGGCGCCTCTGGTGGTGGGGCTGGCGCGGGCCGCGCTTACCCGAAGGTGAATGCCGggaccggcgccggcgcggcgggGGCGGTGGGTACGGCGGGAGCGGGCGGGCCCCCGGCGACCAGCGTGCACGAGCTGCTCGAGTGCCCCGTCTGCACCAACTCCATGTTCCCGCCCATCCACCAG TGCCAAAATGGACATACATTATGTTCGACATGCAAGGCCAGAGTTCACAACCGGTGCCCTACATGCAGACAAGAGCTTGGTGATATCAGGTGCTTGGCACTGGAAAAAGTAGCTGAGTCACTCGAGCTTCCCTGTAAGTACTGCTCTTTAGGTTGCCCAGAGATCTTCCCATACTACAGCAAGATAAAGCATGAGGCACAGTGCAGCTTCAGGCCGTATAACTGCCCCTATGCTGGCTCTGAATGTGCTGTGGCTGGTGATATTCCATTCCTTGTTGCACATTTGAGGGATGATCACAAAGTTGACATGCACAGCGGCTGCACATTCAATCATAGATACGTCAAATCCAACCCGCGAGAGGTTGAAAACGCCACGTGGATGCTAACA GTATTTCATTGTTTTGGGCAGTACTTCTGCCTGCATTTTGAGGCCTTCCAGCTTGGAATGGCACCGGTTTACATGGCTTTCCTCCGTTTCATGGGGGATGAGAATGAAGCGAGGAACTATACATATAGCCTCGAGGTTGGCGGTAACGGGAGGAAAATGGTATGGGAAGGAACTCCTAGAAGCATCCGTGATAGCCACCGCAAGGTCCGAGACAGCCATGACGGCCTCATCATTCAGAGGAACATGGCACTGTTCTTCTCTGGCGGCGATAGGAAGGAGCTGAAGCTGAGGGTGACTGGCCGGATCTGGAAGGAGCAGACCAAcccggatggggcctgcatacCGAACCTTTGCAGCTGA